A stretch of DNA from Sugiyamaella lignohabitans strain CBS 10342 chromosome B, complete sequence:
AATGTTATACGATAGTAATCAAGCTAGGGACCTCGTCACTTTGCGATGAGGTCACTCGGGAGCATAAAATTGCCAACATGTCTCAAATAGTCGAGACGGCTGTCAAGCTTAGAAGAGATGGTCATAAAGTCTTGATCGTATCATCTGGAGGCATTGCGGTGGGCCTGAAAAGATTGAAGCTGACGCAACGACCAAAACATCTGTCATCTGTACAAGCTGTGGCAGCTATTGGACAGGCCCGTTTAATTGGATTATGGGACGATCTTTTTCGTCAATTGGACCAGCCCATTGCACAAATCTTGCTAACTCGAAATGATATTGCCGATAGAACCCAGTACTTGAATGCTGCTAATACTATGAACGAACTTCTCAATATGGGGGTTATTCCTATTGtgaatgaaaatgataCTTTATCAGTCTCTGAAATTCGCTTTGGTGATAACGATACGCTCTCTGCTATTACGGCTGGCATGGTGAATGCCAACTATTTGTTCTTGATGACTGACGTAGATTGTCTCTATACCGAGAATCCTAGAACTAATCCAGAAGCGAAACCGATTTTGGTAGTTGACGATATTTCAAAGTTGAAAGTTGATGTATCTAGTGGAGCTGGCAGTAATGTTGGAACTGGAGGTATGACAACAAAGCTTATTGCTGCTAGGTTAGCTACTTCAGCTGGAGTCAACACCATTATTTGCAAAAGTTCAATTCCGGGAAATATACACTTGATTGTCAAGTATATTCAAACTCATGATACTCCTTCTGTCGAGGTAATCGCTGATAAGATTCCAACAGCTATCTCATCAGCGAGTGCATCGCACACTAGTTTGACAGAGACTCCAGAGATCCAACAACATGAACTTGAAAGTCTTACAATCGAAGATGTTCCCCTTCATACTCGGTTTTTGCCTATTGGTCAGCCAATAAAAGACCGCCAATTTTGGATTCTGCATGGACTTTCACCTTCTGgaagtatatttattgatcAAGGAGCATCATCTGCTCTCACTCGATCCAACCGTGCTGGTTTGTTACCAGTCGGCATCATCAATGTAGACGGCATATTTCATACCTCTGAATGCGTTAATATCTATTCGGCACATCGTAGCTCTGACGGCGTTGGTATGGATAAGAGCAAACCATCCAAACTGATTGGCAAGGCCCTTGTTAACTACTCGTCTACAGAACTTGATCGCATCAAGGGTCTTCACAGCCATGAGATTGAGTCTGCCATTGGCTATGCTGATTCAGAATATGCTGCTTTCAGAGACAACATGGCATTTTTTTAACttctctatttatataagAATCTGTATTATTGTTTCTGCATACATATACAGAGTATCTATAACAGACCATCAGTCCTGTTTCTTCACTCTATATCTTTCTCGGATTCTGAAGACTGAATAAGGCATCTTAGGATCCAATATTCAGGGAATAAATAAGCTATATTGTACATCTTCGTAATCTACTCAAGTGAGTATTCAGCAAGTACCTCCTCTTTTGTCGAGCGTTTGGGCCAGTTAAGTTCAGATACCATCGAGTCCTTGAATAATGTAATACAGCCGTAACACAGCTCGTTCGATGTGTCCTTAGACTCTTGATGATCTTGGTTTTCTTGCAGACCATCAGCAGATGGAGGGAAATTTACAGTTATCTTTTCAAGCCACTCCAGGCTATCTGGCATGGCAGGACCTCCACAGATTTTGCAAGTACTGACCTCCAATTGTCGGCTCTCATAAACAGCTGAACTAGGTGCAAGTTTAGCGGCTGTTTTTACTACCGTCGATACAACAGATGGAAACCCCTGTTCCACGGAAACAAAGTACTGATTAACTAGTTCGTCGATGCTCTGCAATTTGGTAGTGGCAGGACGGCGGCTCAATGAACTCAGCACGAACTGATCGAGGCTCTGAACTTGAATGTAGTCGGCAACTTCTGACCCAAGCACTTCATTTAGTGGATATAATATTCGCGGTTCTGACTGTTCGCTGAATAATATATCCGAAATGGTATTTCCCCGTCCCTTAGCAGTTAATGAAATGACCAACTCGGCTAACCTTGTCATGGAATGGCCCCATATAATCGTTGTACAATTCAAATCTCTCGCAACCTTCTCAATAATTTTGAGCCGAATGATATTTAGCATGTCTTGCTGTGGGGTTCTCTTCACCAACATGGCTAATAGTTCTTTCGTATTATTAGGGCTGACGGTCGAAGTTGATGCTACGA
This window harbors:
- the PRO1 gene encoding glutamate 5-kinase (Gamma-glutamyl kinase; catalyzes the first step in proline biosynthesis; PRO1 has a paralog, YHR033W, that arose from the whole genome duplication; GO_component: GO:0005737 - cytoplasm [Evidence IEA,IEA,IEA]; GO_component: GO:0005737 - cytoplasm [Evidence IDA] [PMID 14562095]; GO_function: GO:0005524 - ATP binding [Evidence IEA]; GO_function: GO:0003723 - RNA binding [Evidence IEA]; GO_function: GO:0004349 - glutamate 5-kinase activity [Evidence IEA,IEA]; GO_function: GO:0004349 - glutamate 5-kinase activity [Evidence IDA] [PMID 12513997]; GO_function: GO:0004349 - glutamate 5-kinase activity [Evidence ISS] [PMID 1350780]; GO_function: GO:0004349 - glutamate 5-kinase activity [Evidence IGI,IMP] [PMID 2824433]; GO_function: GO:0016301 - kinase activity [Evidence IEA]; GO_function: GO:0000166 - nucleotide binding [Evidence IEA]; GO_function: GO:0016740 - transferase activity [Evidence IEA]; GO_process: GO:0055129 - L-proline biosynthetic process [Evidence IEA]; GO_process: GO:0008652 - cellular amino acid biosynthetic process [Evidence IEA]; GO_process: GO:0016310 - phosphorylation [Evidence IEA]; GO_process: GO:0006561 - proline biosynthetic process [Evidence IEA,IEA]; GO_process: GO:0006561 - proline biosynthetic process [Evidence IDA] [PMID 12513997]); this translates as MSQIVETAVKLRRDGHKVLIVSSGGIAVGLKRLKLTQRPKHLSSVQAVAAIGQARLIGLWDDLFRQLDQPIAQILLTRNDIADRTQYLNAANTMNELLNMGVIPIVNENDTLSVSEIRFGDNDTLSAITAGMVNANYLFLMTDVDCLYTENPRTNPEAKPILVVDDISKLKVDVSSGAGSNVGTGGMTTKLIAARLATSAGVNTIICKSSIPGNIHLIVKYIQTHDTPSVEVIADKIPTAISSASASHTSLTETPEIQQHELESLTIEDVPLHTRFLPIGQPIKDRQFWILHGLSPSGSIFIDQGASSALTRSNRAGLLPVGIINVDGIFHTSECVNIYSAHRSSDGVGMDKSKPSKLIGKALVNYSSTELDRIKGLHSHEIESAIGYADSEYAAFRDNMAFF
- the NCS2 gene encoding Ncs2p (Protein required for uridine thiolation of Lys(UUU) and Glu(UUC) tRNAs; required for the thiolation of uridine at the wobble position of Lys(UUU) and Glu(UUC) tRNAs; has a role in urmylation and in invasive and pseudohyphal growth; inhibits replication of Brome mosaic virus in S. cerevisiae; GO_component: GO:0005737 - cytoplasm [Evidence IEA,IEA,IEA]; GO_component: GO:0005737 - cytoplasm [Evidence IDA] [PMID 14562095]; GO_component: GO:0005829 - cytosol [Evidence IDA] [PMID 18664566]; GO_function: GO:0003674 - molecular_function [Evidence ND]; GO_function: GO:0016779 - nucleotidyltransferase activity [Evidence IEA]; GO_function: GO:0000049 - tRNA binding [Evidence IEA]; GO_process: GO:0001403 - invasive growth in response to glucose limitation [Evidence IMP] [PMID 14551258]; GO_process: GO:0032447 - protein urmylation [Evidence IEA]; GO_process: GO:0032447 - protein urmylation [Evidence IMP] [PMID 14551258]; GO_process: GO:0007124 - pseudohyphal growth [Evidence IMP] [PMID 14551258]; GO_process: GO:0008033 - tRNA processing [Evidence IEA]; GO_process: GO:0034227 - tRNA thio-modification [Evidence IEA,IEA]; GO_process: GO:0002143 - tRNA wobble position uridine thiolation [Evidence IMP] [PMID 17018299]; GO_process: GO:0002143 - tRNA wobble position uridine thiolation [Evidence IMP] [PMID 18664566]; GO_process: GO:0002143 - tRNA wobble position uridine thiolation [Evidence IMP] [PMID 18755837]; GO_process: GO:0002143 - tRNA wobble position uridine thiolation [Evidence IMP] [PMID 19145231]; GO_process: GO:0002143 - tRNA wobble position uridine thiolation [Evidence IMP] [PMID 19151091]; GO_process: GO:0002098 - tRNA wobble uridine modification [Evidence IEA,IEA]): MTTHTTDSVAPCKRCQEPSVLISRSEPFCKKCFVKFVQYKQKKRMEDYKVNYTPGAKVPDVLLPLSFGRSSLALLDMVADMLRFQSSTHGGRQGLHLHAVHIDETGIHGMDGDVQETLQNLRAKYPECSTITSVKLESFLEDPSVNREVVKIVASTSTVSPNNTKELLAMLVKRTPQQDMLNIIRLKIIEKVARDLNCTTIIWGHSMTRLAELVISLTAKGRGNTISDILFSEQSEPRILYPLNEVLGSEVADYIQVQSLDQFVLSSLSRRPATTKLQSIDELVNQYFVSVEQGFPSVVSTVVKTAAKLAPSSAVYESRQLEVSTCKICGGPAMPDSLEWLEKITVNFPPSADGLQENQDHQESKDTSNELCYGCITLFKDSMVSELNWPKRSTKEEVLAEYSLE